One genomic segment of Flavobacteriaceae bacterium includes these proteins:
- a CDS encoding RNA methyltransferase gives MKQITSLQNPFIKNFLKLREKSRERKKQALFIVEGKQEIELAIKGNYEINTLLCITGKFSADYLQIFNNTDVVEVSQDIYQKIAYRGSAEGLIALVKTKNLALDIIHFKNKYPLILIAEGIEKPGNIGAILRTADAADIDAVILVDTKTDVYNPNVIRSSVGAIFTNQIAIANPEETITFLKQNHISIFSATLQNANHYTDENYTQASALVVGAETTGLTKIWRDSAIKNIHIPMQGTIDSMNVSVAAAILIFEAKRQRQLQTI, from the coding sequence ATGAAACAAATTACCAGTCTGCAAAACCCTTTTATTAAAAATTTTTTAAAACTACGAGAAAAATCTCGGGAACGCAAAAAACAAGCTCTTTTTATTGTAGAAGGGAAACAAGAGATTGAATTAGCTATCAAAGGAAACTATGAAATCAATACTCTTTTATGTATTACCGGTAAGTTTAGTGCTGATTATCTGCAAATATTTAACAATACAGATGTAGTTGAAGTATCACAGGATATCTATCAAAAAATTGCTTACAGAGGGTCTGCGGAAGGACTTATTGCACTGGTTAAAACCAAAAATTTAGCCTTAGACATCATACATTTTAAAAACAAATATCCATTGATTTTAATTGCCGAAGGTATCGAAAAGCCGGGCAATATCGGAGCAATACTCCGAACTGCCGACGCGGCAGATATAGATGCCGTTATTTTAGTAGATACAAAAACGGATGTATATAATCCTAATGTCATTCGTTCCAGTGTAGGAGCTATATTTACCAACCAAATCGCCATAGCAAACCCTGAAGAAACCATAACCTTTTTAAAACAAAACCATATCAGCATTTTTTCAGCGACCTTGCAAAATGCTAATCATTATACCGATGAAAACTATACACAAGCTTCCGCTTTGGTTGTGGGAGCGGAAACTACGGGATTAACTAAAATTTGGCGGGACAGTGCCATCAAAAATATTCATATACCCATGCAAGGAACCATTGATTCGATGAACGTTTCCGTTGCTGCAGCCATTTTGATTTTCGAAGCAAAAAGACAACGACAATTACAAACCATTTAA
- a CDS encoding histidine kinase → MLQISIIIQERERKRIASDLHDHLIAQLHRTKLINLDSSINGMLKKSIAMARYISHDLSPPLLAKTSVTSLFEDFLNPFREKYVITIWFSPGNNKDINEIKKLQLFRIFQEVIVNCDKHAKATEIEVLLRISKKYVHLIIKDNGIGIKKTSVRGLGLKNIELRVAFLKGTYRIQQNKPKGTVFILSTHKIEVETLLPQTSLVRYFSMRFFSCRTSICKSCIAFRTSL, encoded by the coding sequence TTGCTTCAAATCAGTATTATAATCCAAGAAAGAGAACGCAAAAGAATTGCTTCGGATCTACATGATCATTTAATTGCTCAATTGCACCGGACAAAGCTAATTAACTTGGATTCCTCCATAAATGGAATGCTTAAAAAAAGTATTGCTATGGCCAGGTATATATCACATGATCTAAGTCCCCCTTTACTAGCTAAAACGTCTGTAACAAGCCTTTTTGAGGATTTTTTAAACCCTTTTCGGGAAAAATATGTTATTACCATATGGTTTTCTCCGGGAAATAATAAAGATATAAATGAAATTAAAAAGCTTCAGCTATTTCGAATTTTCCAGGAAGTAATTGTCAATTGCGACAAACATGCAAAAGCTACGGAAATAGAAGTATTATTAAGAATTTCTAAAAAATATGTACATTTGATTATCAAAGATAATGGCATTGGAATCAAAAAGACATCTGTAAGAGGACTGGGGTTGAAAAATATAGAACTAAGAGTAGCATTTTTAAAAGGAACCTATCGGATACAACAAAATAAGCCAAAAGGAACTGTTTTTATACTTTCAACCCATAAAATAGAAGTTGAAACATTACTACCTCAAACATCTTTAGTGCGCTATTTCTCTATGCGTTTTTTTAGTTGCCGAACTTCCATATGTAAGTCCTGTATCGCATTTCGTACGTCATTGTGA
- a CDS encoding response regulator codes for MKVKIPLAIVDDDILVVQLLSNFLQQQEHFNVSLTAYSGNSFLKQLEKAEVAPKIVLLDLRMNDGSGVHTIEALTSKYPELKIIVLSSYYKDTSTGYMLKLGVHAFLPKETDKEDFISILYEVNDKGYFFTAEQLEILRGQVSHKTPKLCVSAKEALSNRELQVLQLICQQYTARQIADKLFVTTKTVEAHKSNLFLKTGVKNTAGLIIYAVQNQLINANEMVLLD; via the coding sequence ATGAAAGTAAAAATACCCCTGGCAATAGTAGATGACGACATACTGGTAGTTCAGCTACTCAGCAATTTTTTACAACAACAAGAGCATTTTAATGTGTCTTTGACTGCTTATAGTGGAAACTCATTTTTAAAGCAGTTGGAAAAAGCGGAAGTAGCTCCGAAAATCGTATTATTGGACTTACGAATGAACGACGGTAGTGGGGTACATACTATTGAAGCGCTCACCTCAAAATACCCTGAGCTAAAAATAATTGTTTTATCGTCTTACTATAAAGACACTTCCACAGGGTATATGCTTAAATTGGGAGTACATGCGTTTTTACCTAAAGAAACGGATAAAGAAGATTTTATTTCTATCTTGTATGAGGTCAATGATAAGGGCTATTTTTTTACCGCCGAACAATTGGAGATACTACGTGGCCAGGTGAGCCACAAAACCCCTAAATTATGTGTTTCGGCAAAAGAAGCCCTAAGTAACAGAGAACTACAGGTGTTACAACTTATTTGCCAGCAATATACCGCCAGACAAATTGCCGATAAGCTATTTGTTACTACAAAAACCGTAGAAGCTCATAAGAGCAATTTATTTTTAAAAACAGGAGTTAAAAATACTGCCGGATTAATTATCTATGCCGTACAAAATCAGCTTATTAACGCAAATGAAATGGTATTATTAGATTGA
- a CDS encoding DUF2589 domain-containing protein has protein sequence MNLEQLVSVIQKGALAASTAIQNQSLKLIDLYFEETDGEDLNTSLKDALISSMSGQDKKRATELAEKIMSSISTDLKDVFAKARGKLKPKTVTIQYPRETAKGVVSQEVIVPLISLVPISLTEMSQVKFKTDLEVNLVDDELAISFPEKIKDRESDVNIASLEVVIDKTHPTDGLKKLIEGYDRALRAQIPG, from the coding sequence ATGAATTTAGAACAACTTGTTTCGGTAATCCAAAAAGGTGCACTGGCAGCTTCAACCGCCATCCAGAATCAAAGTTTAAAATTGATAGACCTTTATTTTGAAGAAACTGACGGAGAAGATCTAAATACTTCTTTGAAAGATGCTCTTATTTCCAGTATGAGTGGGCAAGATAAAAAAAGGGCGACGGAATTGGCAGAAAAAATAATGAGTTCAATTTCTACCGACTTAAAAGATGTTTTTGCTAAAGCCCGGGGAAAATTAAAACCAAAAACAGTTACTATACAATACCCAAGAGAAACAGCAAAGGGGGTGGTTTCGCAAGAAGTCATTGTACCTCTTATTTCTCTGGTTCCCATAAGTTTAACAGAAATGTCCCAGGTTAAATTTAAAACCGATTTGGAAGTAAATCTGGTTGATGACGAATTAGCCATTTCTTTCCCGGAAAAAATAAAAGACAGAGAAAGTGATGTAAACATCGCAAGCCTGGAAGTAGTCATAGATAAAACACACCCTACCGACGGGTTGAAAAAATTAATTGAAGGGTATGACAGGGCACTACGTGCACAGATACCCGGATAA